A single Camarhynchus parvulus chromosome 5, STF_HiC, whole genome shotgun sequence DNA region contains:
- the SSH3 gene encoding LOW QUALITY PROTEIN: protein phosphatase Slingshot homolog 3 (The sequence of the model RefSeq protein was modified relative to this genomic sequence to represent the inferred CDS: inserted 2 bases in 2 codons), giving the protein MVKGAARLLPAEEPPPAEPPPAEPPCQAPGQQERHLHLMMQLLRPQDAIRLAVRLESARPRRVRYLLLVRPEEAGAEAETALLGVDFAHEGATRCTLGMVLPLWSDTQVFLDGDGGFSVTSGGETRIFKPISVQTMWAALQELHRACEDAARGGHIPXGPLAWARGYAAALXLEQSCLNEWLAMADLESVRPASPTPLRPAAPELSEQAVRALLRDVMATADLENVTSKEVREELERRTGHSLAEHKDFIDNEMLLVLAQMDRPSRVFPHLFLGSEWNAANLEELQQNRVTHILNVAREIDNFFPALFTYMNVRVYDEEAAELLPHWNDTFLFLSRVRAAGGRALVHCRMGLSRSAATVLAYAMKEFGWPLERALRHVRHCRPGVLPNPGFMRQLDFYQGILSASRHSSLWEPRVAEVPHPEEDTARDTSGLSPLCSPLASPQPSEEEAAAGGLLGTSRRPRISLCSVMRSISLLETPEPLELLGEPLAGEVFEATEEAEGPSPRSRPSSRPRRVVRQASLDGGPAPFCDHAHSDDHTQGHAQAPGHAHTDERTP; this is encoded by the exons ATGGTCAAGGGAGCTGCACGGCTCCTGCCTGCCGAGGAGCCCCCCCCGGCCGAGCCCCCCCCGGCCGAGCCCCCCTGCCAGGCCCCGGGACAGCAGGAGCGGCACCTGCACCTCATGATGCAGCTGCTGCGCCCCCAGGACGCCATTCGGCTG GCGGTGCGGCTGGAGTcggcgcggccgcggcgggTGCGGTACCTGCTGCTGGTGCGGCCGGAGGAGGCGGGAGCCGAGGCGGAGACGGCGCTGCTGGGCGTGGATTTCGCCCACGAGGG GGCCACCCGCTGCACCCTGGGCATGGTGCTGCCCCTCTGGAGCGACACCCAGGTGTTCCTCGACGGCGACGG GGGGTTCAGCGTGACGTCGGGGGGAGAGACACGCATCTTCAAGCCCATCTCTGTGCAGACCATGTG GGCCgcgctgcaggagctgcaccgCGCCTGCGAGGACGCTGCCCGCGGCGGGCACATCC GCGGCCCGCTGGCCTGGGCCCGCGGCTACGCGGCGGCGC CGCTCGAGCAGAGCTGCCTCAACGAGTGGCTGGCCATGGCCGACCTCGAGTCCGTGCGCCCCGCCTCGCCCACGCCCCTCCG GCCGGCCGCGCCGGAGCTGTCGGAGCAGGCGGTGCGGGCGCTGCTGCGGGACGTGATGGCCACCGCCGACCTGGAGAACGTCACCTCCAAGGAG GTGCGGGAGGAGCTGGAACGGCGCAcggggcacagcctggccgAGCACAAGGACTTCATTGACAACGagatgctgctggtgctggcgCAGATGGATCGGCCTTCCCGCGTCTTCCCGCACCTCTTCCTG GGCTCCGAGTGGAACGCAGCCaacctggaggagctgcagcagaacag GGTCACCCACATCCTGAACGTGGCGCGGGAGATTGACAACTTCTTCCCCGCGCTGTTCACGTACATGAACGTGCGGGTGTACGACGAGGAGGCAGCCGAGCTCCTGCCCCACTGGAACGacaccttcctcttcctctcccgCGTCCG GGCGGCGGGAGGCCGGGCGCTGGTGCACTGCCGCATGGGGCTGAGCCGCTCGGCCGCCACGGTGCTGGCCTACGCCATGAAGGAGTTCGGGTGGCCCCTGGAGCGGGCGCTGCGGCACGTCCGGCACTGCCGGCCCGGCGTCCTGCCCAACCCCGGCTTCATGCGCCAGCTCGACTTCTACCAGGGCATCCTGAGCGCCAG CCggcacagcagcctgtgggagcCCCGGGTGGCCGAGGTGCCACACCCCGAGGAGGACACCGCGAGGGACACGAGTggcctgtcccctctgtgctcccCGCTGGCGTCCCCGCAGCCCTCcgaggaggaggcagctgcaggggggctgctggggacctCTCGGCGCCCCCGcatctccctgtgctctgtCATGCGGAGCATCAGCCTGCTGGAGACCCCCGAGCCCCTCgagctgctgggggagccccTGGCCGGGGAG GTGTTTGAGGCCACGGAGGAAGCAGAGGGTCCCTCCCCGAGGTCACGACCCTCGTCCCGCCCGCGCCGCGTGGTGCGccaggccagcttggatggtGGCCCCGCCCCGTTTTGTGACCACGCCCATAGTGATGACCACACCCAGGGCCACGCCCAAGCACCTGGCCACGCCCACACGGATGAACGCACGCCTTAA
- the POLD4 gene encoding DNA polymerase delta subunit 4: MSRRAMEQPRRITDSFPRRRRRRGPGRPPGRLKDRKDKDKDQDKAQLKVRECPRAPSQPPPDPELMEMLRRFDLSWEYGPCSGITRLQRWERAQELGLSPPGPIRDALLEHRDNPDVTYSLWHEYEL; encoded by the exons ATGTCGCGCAGGGCCATGGAGCAGCCCCGGCGCATTACCGACTCCttcccgcggcggcggcggcggcggggcccggggcggcCCCCGGGCAGGCTCAAGGacaggaaggacaaggacaaggaccAGGACAAGGCGCAGCTGAAGGTGCGGGAATGTCCCCGCGCCCCCTCGCAGCCACCCCCGGACCCGGAGCTCATGGAGATGTTGCGGCGCTTCGACCTCTCCTGGGAATACGGACCCTGCAGCG GGATCACCCGCCTGCAGCGCTGGGAGCGAGCAcaagagctggggctgagccccccaggcccCATCCGTGACGCCCTCCTGGAGCACCGGGACAACCCCGATGTCACCTACAG cctgtGGCACGAGTACGAGCTCTGA
- the LOC115904699 gene encoding glycine N-acyltransferase-like protein 3: MKILTCSAHLQHLEGILRKSLPIALPVFGAVLNINRGNPGQFEVLVDKWPEFGAVLARPSGEVPANDGYWNTQAAFYWDLGAYRALLETPGCLRWDAAFTLIGLQDGLATVSQDLAGKKGVELDIVEYYSYWHPDPSTMPEPRLAPGVRVGSLSPSNVDLLNETWPYGGNARSRRFLAEILGHFPQVCLQDGSGQPLAWVLTDHFGTGTHSYTLPEHRRHGHMQVALTVAAQRAHARGFPTFGHTALGNRPMQRLQEMLGNQRLPGVCRYILHNPGLDRDAP, encoded by the exons ATGAAGATCCTGACATGCTCTGCCCatctgcagcacctggaggggATCCTGAGGAAGAGCCTGCCCATCGCCCTGCCG gTCTTCGGCGCAGTGCTGAACATCAACCGGGGCAACCCTGGCCAGTTCGAGGTGCTGGTGGACAAGTGGCCCGAATTCGGCGCCGTGCTGGCCCGGCCCAGCGGAGAG GTGCCGGCCAACGACGGCTACTGGAACACACAGGCGGCGTTCTACTGGGACCTGGGGGCGTACCGGGCGCTGCTGGAGACCCCCGGCTGCCTGCGCTGGGACGCCGCCTTCACCCTCATCG ggctgcaggatgggcTGGCCACAGTGTCCCAGGACCTGGCAGGGAAGAAGGGTGTGGAGCTGGACATTGTCGAGTACTACTCCTACTGGCACCCTGACCCCAGCACCATGCCGGAGCCCCG cctggcccccGGGGTTCGCGTGGGCTCCCTGAGCCCCTCGAATGTGGACCTGCTCAACGAGACGTGGCCATACGGGGGCAACGCCCGCAGCCGGCGCTTCCTGGCTGAGATTTTGGGGCACTTCCCGCAAGTGTGCCTGCAGGACGGCAGCGGGCAGCCCCTCGCCTGGGTGCTGACGGATCATTTCGGGACGGGCACCCACAGCTACACCCTGCCCGAGCACCGGCGGCACGGGCACATGCAGGTGGCCCTGACGGTGGCGGCGCAGAGGGCACACGCCCGCGGGTTCCCCACCTTCGGGCACACGGCGCTGGGCAACCGGCCcatgcagaggctgcaggagatgctggggaaCCAGCGCCTGCCCGGGGTCTGCCGCTACATCCTGCACAATCCCGGCCTGGACAGGGACGCGCCCTGa
- the LOC115904773 gene encoding glycine-N-acyltransferase-like protein 3, translated as MLILRCPAQLQLLEETLRKSLPTTLPVLGTVMTVARGNPVSHEVLVDSWPNFSIVLTRLRPEDHRDPRDHYTNQLSMFYRDKGALQALLEGTEAVTRERAFQIMGMQDGLDQAVQEVARARGLKVEMVRYRALISPEPPQPRSEMPPGLRLSPVCPSHVPLLNATWALGGNARSRAFLLGLVRALPSACLLGPRGRPVSWSLLDGQGCLRHGYTVPAWRGRGLTGLPLAALGRELHARRFPIYCTVLPHNTASLHALRAIGFVPQPGTFHVILGTPK; from the exons ATGCTGATCCTGaggtgcccagcccagctgcagctcctggaggagaCCCTGCGGAAGAGCCTGCCCACCACCCTGCCG GTCCTGGGGACTGTGATGACAGTGGCCAGGGGGAACCCGGTCTCCCACGAGGTGCTGGTGGACTCCTGGCCCAATTTCAGCATTGTCCTGACCCGCCTGCGCCCAGAG GAccacagggaccccagggaCCACTACACCAACCAGCTGTCCATGTTCTACCGGGACAAGGgagccctgcaggcactgctggagggCACTGAGGCCGTGACCCGGGAAAGAGCATTCCAGATTATGG ggatgcaggatggGCTCGaccaggctgtgcaggaggtGGCCAGAGCCAGGGGGCTGAAGGTGGAGATGGTCCGGTACCGGGCACTGATAagccccgagcccccccagccccgcagtGA GATGCCCCCGGGCCTGCGTCTGTCGCCCGTGTGCCCATCCCACGTCCCTCTGCTCAACGCCACGTGGGCGCTGGGGGGCAATGCCCGCAGCCGGGCgttcctgctggggctggtgcgGGCGCTGCCCTCCGCCTGCCTGCTGGgcccgcggggccgcccggTGTCCTGGAGCCTGCTGGACGGGCAGGGCTGCCTGCGCCACGGCTACACCGTGCCCGCCTGGCGCGGCCGCGGCCTCACCGGGCTCCCGCTGGCCGCGCTGGGCCGGGAGCTGCATGCCCGCCGCTTCCCCATCTACTGCACCGTGCTGCCCCACAACACGGCCTCGCTGCATGCCCTGCGAGCCATCGGCTTCGTGCCCCAGCCCGGAACCTTCCACGTGATCCTGGGCACCCCCAAGtag
- the CLCF1 gene encoding cardiotrophin-like cytokine factor 1 isoform X1, giving the protein MGAAVPGRCAGPLPARPVRPEHARSAPAPRPSRMELRAGDSWGIFTFLCAALCNLPALPALNCSEELGAGQSIQQTYDLTRYLEHQLRTLAGTYLNYLGPPFNEPDFNPPRLVRAEPRVPSATVDLDLWRGLTDNARLAANYRAYSRLLCYLRVLDGQVGTAELRHRLAHFCASLQGLVLSIGGVMSSLGYPLPAGPAAPPAGPPGAPAAPNDFLKKMDDFWLLKELQTWLWRSAKDFNRLKKKVPPAVVTLRLEARGF; this is encoded by the exons ATGGGAGCCGCAGTCCCGGGCCGGTGTGCGGGACCGCTGCCTGCCCGCCCGGTGAGACCAGAGCACGCACgcagcgccccggccccgcgcccgtCCCGCATGGAGCTGAGAGCAG GTGACTCTTGGGGGATCTTCACCTTCCTGTGCGCCGCGCTTTGCAACCTGCCGGCGCTGCCGGCGCTGAACTGCTCCGAGGAGCTGGGCGCCGGCCAGTCCATCCAGCAGACGTACGACCTGACCCGCTACCTGGAGCACCAGCTCCGCACCCTCGCCGGCACCTAC CTGAACTACCTGGGCCCCCCCTTCAATGAGCCCGACTTCAACCCGCCGCGGCTGGTGCGCGCCGAGCCACGCGTGCCCAGCGCCACCGTGGACCTGGACCTGTGGCGGGGCCTGACGGACAACGCGCGCCTGGCCGCCAACTACCGGGCCTACAGCCGCCTGCTCTGCTACCTGCGGGTGCTGGACGGGCAGGTGGGCACGGCCGAGCTGCGTCACCGCCTCGCCCACTTCTGCGCCAgcctgcaggggctggtgctCAGCATCGGCGGCGTCATGTCCTCGCTGGGGTACCCGCTGCCCGCCGGgcccgccgcgccccccgccgGGCCCCCCggcgcgcccgccgcccccaATGACTTCCTGAAGAAGATGGATGATTTCTggctgctgaaggagctgcagaccTGGCTCTGGCGCTCGGCCAAGGACTTCAACCGCCTCAAGAAGAAGGTGCCGCCCGCTGTGGTCACCCTGCGGCTGGAGGCGAGGGGGTTCTGA
- the CLCF1 gene encoding cardiotrophin-like cytokine factor 1 isoform X2, whose product MLNVTGELSGDSWGIFTFLCAALCNLPALPALNCSEELGAGQSIQQTYDLTRYLEHQLRTLAGTYLNYLGPPFNEPDFNPPRLVRAEPRVPSATVDLDLWRGLTDNARLAANYRAYSRLLCYLRVLDGQVGTAELRHRLAHFCASLQGLVLSIGGVMSSLGYPLPAGPAAPPAGPPGAPAAPNDFLKKMDDFWLLKELQTWLWRSAKDFNRLKKKVPPAVVTLRLEARGF is encoded by the exons ATGCTAAATGTAACCGGGGAGCTCTCAG GTGACTCTTGGGGGATCTTCACCTTCCTGTGCGCCGCGCTTTGCAACCTGCCGGCGCTGCCGGCGCTGAACTGCTCCGAGGAGCTGGGCGCCGGCCAGTCCATCCAGCAGACGTACGACCTGACCCGCTACCTGGAGCACCAGCTCCGCACCCTCGCCGGCACCTAC CTGAACTACCTGGGCCCCCCCTTCAATGAGCCCGACTTCAACCCGCCGCGGCTGGTGCGCGCCGAGCCACGCGTGCCCAGCGCCACCGTGGACCTGGACCTGTGGCGGGGCCTGACGGACAACGCGCGCCTGGCCGCCAACTACCGGGCCTACAGCCGCCTGCTCTGCTACCTGCGGGTGCTGGACGGGCAGGTGGGCACGGCCGAGCTGCGTCACCGCCTCGCCCACTTCTGCGCCAgcctgcaggggctggtgctCAGCATCGGCGGCGTCATGTCCTCGCTGGGGTACCCGCTGCCCGCCGGgcccgccgcgccccccgccgGGCCCCCCggcgcgcccgccgcccccaATGACTTCCTGAAGAAGATGGATGATTTCTggctgctgaaggagctgcagaccTGGCTCTGGCGCTCGGCCAAGGACTTCAACCGCCTCAAGAAGAAGGTGCCGCCCGCTGTGGTCACCCTGCGGCTGGAGGCGAGGGGGTTCTGA
- the RAD9A gene encoding LOW QUALITY PROTEIN: cell cycle checkpoint control protein RAD9A (The sequence of the model RefSeq protein was modified relative to this genomic sequence to represent the inferred CDS: deleted 1 base in 1 codon), producing the protein MKCVIAGGNVKVLGRAVHSLSRIGDELYLEPTESGLSLRAVNTSRSAFAAFLFAPLFFQLYEPGSAGPDTELFRCKVHMKSFLGVFRSLPSLEKSVGKCLILLKPRASRLVLQLHCKHGVTKTHNLAFQECERLQAVFDTQRCASRLCAPARLLAEAVVHFPPTLAEVTLGTGLGGKISLRNYVEDEAELSKTMVTELWLAEDEFQSVAVAPGSHITFCLKEFRGLLSFAEASNLPLTIHFDEPGRPVIFTLDDTVLEVHLVLATLSDLESSSQSPSTNGVSHLPAPSDDFADDLESYMAAMETSEGCSEGPPSPTFPLRTPQPAKSNPSSRRREEEEEEEEEEEGAVPGTPPHKKFRSLFFGSVMTPGRPGPATTQEVLAEDSDGES; encoded by the exons ATGAAATGTGTGATCGCCGGCGGCAACGTCAAAG TCCTCGGCCGGGCCGTGCACTCCCTGTCCCGCATCGGCGACGAGCTCTACCTGGAGCCCACCGAGAGTGGG ctgtccctccGTGCTGTGAACACCTCCCGTTCTGCCTTCGCCGCCTTCCTCTTCGCGCCCCTGTTCTTCCAGCTGTACgagccgggcagcgccgggcccgACACCGAGCTCTTCCGATGCAAAGTCCACATGAAG TCCTTCCTGGGCGTCTTCCGCTCGCTGCCCTCGCTGGAGAAGTCGGTGGGGAAATGCCTCATCCTGCTCAAGCCCCGTGCCAGCCGCCTGGTCCTGCAGCTCCACTGCAAGCACG GTGTCACCAAGACACACAACCTGGCCTTCCAGGAGTGCGAGCGGCTGCAGGCCGTGTTCGACACGCAGCGCTGCGCCAGCCGCCTCTGCGCCCCGGCACG gctgctggcagaggctgtggtTCACTTTCCCCCGACGCTGGCTGAGGTGACGCTGGGGACTGGCCTTGGTGGCAAAATCAGCCTGCGGAACTATGTGGAGGACGAGGCAG AGCTGAGCAAGACGATGGTGACggagctgtggctggctgaGGACGAGTTCCAGTCGGTGGCCGTGGCCCCGGGCTCCCACATCACCTTCTGCCTCAAGGAATTCCGT GGTCTGCTGAGCTTTGCTGAGGCCTCCAACCTGCCCCTCACCATCCACTTTGACGAGCCCGGCAG gccgGTGATCTTCACCCTGGATGACACTGTCCTGGAGGTTCACCTGGTGCTGGCCACCCTCTCTGACCTGGAAAGCAGCTCCCAGTCCCCTTCCACCAACGG CGTGTCCCACCTGCCCGCCCCGTCAGACGACTTCGCTGACGACCTGGAGTCCTACATGGCTGCCATGGAAACCAGCGAGGGGTGCTCAGAGgggccccccagccccaccttcCCCCTGCGCACCCCCCAGCCAGCCAAGagc aaccccagcagcaggaggagggaggaggaggaggaggaggaggaggaggaggaaggagctgtgccagggacccCCCCGCACAAGAAG TTCCGCTCCCTGTTTTTTGGCTCGGTGATGACACCAGGAAGGCCTGGTCCGGCCACCACCCAGGAGGTGCTGGCGGAGGACAGCGATGGAGAAAGCTGA
- the PPP1CA gene encoding serine/threonine-protein phosphatase PP1-alpha catalytic subunit, which yields MADTEKLNLDSIISRLLEVQGSRPGKNVQLTENEIRGLCLKSREIFLSQPILLELEAPLKICGDIHGQYYDLLRLFEYGGFPPESNYLFLGDYVDRGKQSLETICLLLAYKIKYPENFFLLRGNHECASINRIYGFYDECKRRYNIKLWKTFTDCFNCLPIAAIVDEKIFCCHGGLSPDLQSMEQIRRIMRPTDVPDQGLLCDLLWSDPDKDVQGWGENDRGVSFTFGAEVVAKFLHKHDLDLICRAHQVVEDGYEFFAKRQLVTLFSAPNYCGEFDNAGAMMSVDETLMCSFQILKPADKNKGKYGQFSGLNPAGRPVTPPRNSAKAKK from the exons ATGGCGGACACCGAGAAGCTCAACCTCGACTCCATCATCAGCCGCCTCCTGGAGG TCCAAGGGTCGCGGCCGGGGAAGAACGTGCAGCTGACGGAGAACGAGATCCGCGGGCTGTGCCTCAAATCCCGGGAGATCTTCCTGAGCCAGCccatcctgctggagctggaggcacCCCTCAAGATCTGTG GTGACATCCACGGGCAGTACTACGACCTCCTGAGGCTCTTTGAGTACGGGGGCTTCCCCCCTGAGAGCAATTACCTGTTTTTGGGGGACTATGTGGACCGGGGCAAGCAGTCTCTGGAGACCATCTGCCTGCTGCTCGCCTACAAGATCAAGTACCCCGAGAACTTCTTCCTGCTGCGGGGCAACCACGAGTGTGCCAGCATCAACCGCATCTATGGCTTCTATGACGAGT GCAAGCGAAGATACAACATCAAGCTCTGGAAGACCTTCACCGACTGCTTCAATTGTTTGCCCATTGCCGCCATCGTGGATGAGAAGATCTTCTGCTGCCACGGAG ggctgtccccagacCTGCAGTCGATGGAGCAGATCCGGCGGATCATGCGGCCCACGGATGTCCCGGatcaggggctgctctgtgacCTGCTCTGGTCCGACCCTGACAAGGacgtgcagggctggggggagaaCGACCGTGGGGTCTCCTTCACCTTCGGGGCCGAGGTGGTGGCCAAATTCCTGCACAAGCACGACCTGGACCTCATCTGCCGGGCACACCAG gTGGTGGAGGACGGCTATGAGTTCTTCGCCAAGCGCCAGCTCGTCACTCTCTTCTCGGCCCCCAACTACTGCGGCGAGTTCGACAACGCCGGCGCCATGATGAGCGTGGATGAGACCCTCATGTGCTCTTTCCAG ATTTTGAAGCCGGCCGACAAGAACAAAGGCAAATACGGGCAGTTCAGCGGGCTGAACCCCGCCGGGCGCCCTGTCACCCCTCCCCGAAACTCTGCCAAAGCCAAGAAATGA